The genomic segment TCTTATTCCTTCCCTGTGTTCATGAATGACTCGTAAACAATGGATAGATAATGAGAGGATGAGGAATAATGTGCACAATAAACAAATTAGGAAACATGAATTGCTCTCTACGAAGGGAAATGGGAAGACACCAGAGTCTGTTTTCTCAGAGATTTCAGCGCCTCATCTCGATTAATTGGCTTCTTCTtgaaattattgttgttttcaggcgtttttttttttccgaattaGTCGTATCGTTAAAGGAATTTTGCACCACTGATGAGAAAAACATCCGTGGGAAGCCAATTAATCATTCCTGCGGCCTTTGATGAGATCTCAGTGTTTCAATAGTCTCAGCCCTGCAGCATGTACCACTACGCATCATAACTGAAGCAAGGAGCACCCAACGGTCCATAGCAATGAAAGACTCACCCACAGCCACAGAAGATTTTGTTTCGAATGATCCTCAAGAAGATGTACTTCCGCGGGCGTGTGGGCGTGCATGTGGCGAAGCACTGGTCAGCCTCGGGGCTTGTGCGGGGAAGGAAGGACCACGACACCGAATGCTTGACCAAATCTGTCTTCATGCAACCCAGGAACTTCAGTTTAGACGTCGTTTTTGTCCCTTTCTGAGTCTGACTGGAGTCTGGCATCGTTgttgtagaggtggtggtggtggtggtgctggtggtggtggtggtggtggtggtggtggagggagtagAGATAGGCGGCCCCGGGTGCAGGCCTGCCCGGCACTCCCCGCTGTGCTCGACGCGGTACACGCTGATGGTCATTCGGCCGCcgcatttctcatttttctcctctccctcgggGCAACGATCACAGCCGACCCAGTCCAGCATGCTGCCGGTCCCGTTGCCTAACGCTTGGTTCTCGCCACAGCCGCACACAAGCCGCTCATTAAGCTCCACTATCTTTGCCATGACGACCTGGCTGGTGGGCCGCGCCTCCAGGCACAACGGAAGACAAGACGAGGCGGTGCGATGAGACACGTCGTAGTGCAGGATCTCCATGTGATTGTGGTCCAGGTACTGTTCGTGGTAACACGCCAGGTACTCGAGGCACGGCCCACCCGCCGCCTGCCCTGCCGCCCCAGCCTTCTCCACGCTCACCGCCAGCAGCACCAGCGTGAGAACAGGCATCATGGTGCTcacaagtgtgtgtgttatggcgggagataaaagagaggtgGATATTGCTGAGGGATGGCACTGCATGCCGAAGCAACACCGCCACTGTGGCACGCTtcccagcaccagcaccagcaggcGCGACAAGACGATCTAGCACCTTGGGTCTCAGAACGGAAATAGTCTGGTATCTAATCTTATCAAATATTCCACCACGGTACATGGCAAGTGGAAACCCAGAACACAGAATTTGTGGCACACACTGACACCCTCATGACTATACTGGAAATCAAATACCAACTTTTGTCTCAAGAGAGTAGAAAGGTAATACATACGTACTTTGGGACAAAAGACATGCACCCACACCTGCCGTCCCGTAGCCAAAGATAAGCAGGGAAGCGAGGCAGCACTGATCTGAAGGTATGTATCTTACGCAACATCTGCTGGTGTCATTGTCTTCTATAGCTTGAAATGAATCAGTTGTGAGTCAGACGGCGGTTGGTGGCAGGACAGTATGGTTGAACGATTACTAGTCCTAGTGGTGGCGATGGCGGCGGCGCTGCTGGGGATGTCGACGGAAACGGGTTTGAATGCAAGAACTAACCGATATTTTTCCACTGCGGCGGCCCCTTGGGGGAGCAAGGGGTCGCGTCAGGTGAACTTGATTCTCCCTGGTTTATTGCCACCTGTCCATGTCCAAGATGGCCGTCCCCATCAAACCGAGGAGGAAGCTGTGACGCCCCCTCCGCTAAGGACGCTCCCTGGAGTGCTGCATCCCAGCTGTCTTCATCTACTCAGGTGTCAAGATGAAGACATGTTTGACTTTAAGCGTATGGAAATTTACCACGCTGACCTTCCCGAGCAATCTGCCGCTGCCTGCGGCCACTTGTGCTTGCGGCAGAGGCCTGACGCCCGCTTGGTGATGGCCAAACTGAATCCTTACAACGAGCAGCTCGTGTGTGGCTGCGGGGACCAACAGGCGCTTCCCAGCCAAGATGTGCTGGCTGTTGCCTCGGTCTGTTCGCACCAGTGCCCGGATGGCGGGGACTCCTGTGGCGGGCCTAGGGCTGTGGCTGTCTACCAAGTGGACCGCGATAGGAAAGAGTGCGTGGCGCCGAATTATGACTACTACGGGTGTTACCATGGAAAAGTGGGGGTGGGGGCCGTCATCTTGGGTCCCTGGGAGCGGTGGGGCGGAGGCTGCCAGACAAGGTGCCAGGCACTGAACAACTCCGGACCCCTGATGAGGCTCAGCACTGCGGCTGACGGCACCACTGCGTGTGACTGCGGGTGAGTCATAATgctatacaatatatatatatatatatatatatatatatatatatatatatatatatatatatatatatatatatatatatatatatatatatatatatatatatatattgcaccTCAGTGGTCTTTCCCTCACCGTCTAACAGGGTGACTGAGGCGGAGTTGGGGTCGGCGGCGTCAGAGGGGCGCGGGGGCTGTGGGTGGAGGTGTCCTGACGGGCAAGGCTGGTGTGGGGCCGAGGGACTCACCAGCGTGTACTACTCATACAGTGCGGCTTTGGGACAGCATCCTCTTCCATCGCgctgcctccttctcttcctccttacactCCTCAGCTTCATCCGACAGAACGTGCTGTcgtgaaggaaagaatgcagAGTCAAGGTCTTCTCGTCCCGTCCCCTGCTGCTCTTGTGCAACACTTCCTCTCGCCTTCTGAACCTGCATGAACGCAGTGGTCGTAAAATGGTTGTTTCCCCAGAGCTATATTAAAGATAAAAGAGCAGATCAGAAATTCCTCTTCGTGTGTGAACACAAATCATAATACAAATAGTTTAGAAAGCCATAaaaaattcgttttcttttattttatctttagaGAAAGCTAATTTACTTTAGGGCTCTGTACTTTAAATCAACTACCTTTCTCTAATATATATTGTAACCACATTTATGAAGCTGTGGTACAAAGGTAACGGGTTTTGCATCAGTCCACCTTCATTATATATTATTCTGACACTCAGAAGGCGAGGACCAAAGGCGGACGGTAAGTGGTACGATCATTTTGTAGATGGAAGTACAGTAAATAGTCAGTTTAAACACCACTGGGAAGATTACTGGTACCTTCGGAGACACGAATACTTGACATGAAGCCTGGATCTCACACCTGCCTGTAGCGAAGGGCGTGACTGTACTGCTGGGAAAACTCTAACCCGatacaagaaaattatgaaagcgcggacacacacacacacacacacacacacaaatgttgaGCTGTCATGACTGCATAAAAATTGTTGATc from the Scylla paramamosain isolate STU-SP2022 chromosome 17, ASM3559412v1, whole genome shotgun sequence genome contains:
- the LOC135108322 gene encoding uncharacterized protein LOC135108322; amino-acid sequence: MQCHPSAISTSLLSPAITHTLVSTMMPVLTLVLLAVSVEKAGAAGQAAGGPCLEYLACYHEQYLDHNHMEILHYDVSHRTASSCLPLCLEARPTSQVVMAKIVELNERLVCGCGENQALGNGTGSMLDWVGCDRCPEGEEKNEKCGGRMTISVYRVEHSGECRAGLHPGPPISTPSTTTTTTTTTSTTTTTTSTTTMPDSSQTQKGTKTTSKLKFLGCMKTDLVKHSVSWSFLPRTSPEADQCFATCTPTRPRKYIFLRIIRNKIFCGCGASEHISGPVSETECGSAPDPHLGSDKAFAVYKAGAARCPLSPFLYLAAAAATDDAGGALVCVLICQAFR
- the LOC135108323 gene encoding uncharacterized protein LOC135108323 — its product is MVERLLVLVVAMAAALLGMSTETGLNARTNRYFSTAAAPWGSKGSRQVNLILPGLLPPVHVQDGRPHQTEEEAVTPPPLRTLPGVLHPSCLHLLRCQDEDMFDFKRMEIYHADLPEQSAAACGHLCLRQRPDARLVMAKLNPYNEQLVCGCGDQQALPSQDVLAVASVCSHQCPDGGDSCGGPRAVAVYQVDRDRKECVAPNYDYYGCYHGKVGVGAVILGPWERWGGGCQTRCQALNNSGPLMRLSTAADGTTACDCGVTEAELGSAASEGRGGCGWRCPDGQGWCGAEGLTSVYYSYSAALGQHPLPSRCLLLFLLTLLSFIRQNVLS